The following are encoded in a window of Lichenicola cladoniae genomic DNA:
- the rpsH gene encoding 30S ribosomal protein S8 encodes MSMSDPLGDMLTRIRNAQRARHVACVAPASKLRANVLEALRREGYIRGFKLEEIRTGIAQLRIELKYTDGEPVIKEIHRVSKPGRRVYSKIKELPRVYAGLGVSILSTPRGVLSDAEARAANVGGEVLCRVF; translated from the coding sequence ATGTCCATGTCCGATCCACTGGGTGACATGCTCACCCGGATCCGCAATGCACAGCGTGCCCGTCACGTCGCGTGCGTTGCTCCCGCATCCAAGCTCCGTGCGAACGTCCTCGAGGCGCTGCGTCGCGAGGGCTACATCCGTGGCTTCAAGCTCGAAGAGATCCGCACGGGCATCGCCCAGCTGCGCATCGAGCTGAAATACACGGACGGCGAGCCGGTCATCAAGGAGATCCATCGCGTCTCCAAGCCGGGCCGTCGTGTCTATTCGAAGATCAAGGAGCTGCCCCGGGTCTATGCCGGTCTCGGCGTCTCGATCCTGTCGACGCCTCGCGGCGTCCTGTCCGATGCGGAAGCCCGCGCTGCCAATGTTGGCGGCGAGGTTCTGTGCCGGGTCTTCTGA